The genomic DNA ATTTTGGAAAACCCCGACGCAGAGCAGCGAGGAATTCTTTCGATTAAAAACACAGAGAAACAGAGATAACAGTGAACACAGAAATCTTATTTCTACTTCTTTTGCGGACAAAAGAAGTATTTCTTCAAACGGCATCCACGTTTCTTTGTCGGCGCAAAGAAATGATGTAGATTGACCTGCCAGGTCGATGACTTTGCAACCAAGCTGGTCGCTGCACGAAACGACTCTTTGCTCATATTTTGCTTTTTCTCAAATCTCATTTCTCACCACTCATCTCTAATCTTGCGAAGCTCGATCAAGCAAAAAGTTCTAAAACCTTCGCAAGGTCTGACTCGTTATTCATATTTCAACGTTTTCACCGGATTTGATCTGGCTGTTTTAATGGTTTGCGAACTAACAGTGATGATGGATATAGAAAGCGCAAACAGACCGGAAATAATGAAAACAGATATTCCAATTTCTGTGCGATAAGCAAAATTCTGCAGCCACTTATCAATGATGAACCAGGAAATGGGCCAGGCAATTAGCACCGAGATCACCACAAGTTTACAGAACTCTTTGGTTAGCAGGAAAATAATATCTAAAACCGATGAGCCCAGCACTTTTCGTATGCCGATCTCTTTAGTTCTGTTCTGCACCAGGAAGGAAGTTAATCCCAACAATCCCAGACATCCCAGAATAATAGAAAGTGAACTGAAATAAAGTGCCAGCTTTCCTGTCTGCTGATCCCTGCGATACATAGTATTCAAAGTTTCATCCAAAAAATAGTATTTCAAAACGTGATCCGGATTGATCTGTTTGATCTTCTTCTTTATCAGCTGAATCGTTTTTTCGAAGTTTTTGCTGTTGATCTTTATTACAAGATAATTCACTCGATCTGTATTGTAATAGATTATGAGCGGTTGGATGGGATTGTGTAAAGAACTTGAATGGAAATCTTTTACCACTCCCACCACATTCATTTTATAGCTGCCGCCGTCACGACTTTTCATATTAAAAGTTTTACCGACCGTTTTCTTCCAACCAAATTTTTGGACTGCAGTTTGGTTGATGAGAACACTTTGCTGCGGATCGGTTGCCAGTTCTTCCGAAAAATTTCTACCTTCCACCACATCAATATTCATCGTGGAAATGAAGTCTGCATCCACAAATAGTTTTTCTCCCATTTGCGGATCATCTTCAGCAAAACCTTCCGGGAACATGATCGCTTTCTGCGTTCCCCTGCCGGGAAATAGCGAGGAAAATCCAATGCCGTCAATTTCAGAAATTTCAGAAAGTTCATTTTTTAGTACTTCCAGAGAAGTTTGCTTAATGATCTGCCGAACTCCGGGAATCACGATCATACTGTTTTTTTTAAATCCAGGATCAGAATATTTCATGAAATTTATCTGACTGAAAATAGTGAGAGTAGAAATTGTCAGAATAATAGAAATAGCAAATTGGAAAACCACCAGCACACTTCTCAAGCTGGATCTATTTTTTGATTTGTAAATACCGGATTTCAATACATTAACAGGCTTTAGACCAGAAAGATAAAACGCCGGGTAGCTACCTGCTAATATTCCAACTACTATTGGAAAGAGCATAATTATTCCAGTCATTTGCCAGAGATTTAAGTAACTCAGATCTATATAAGTTCCAAAAATATCGCCAAAATATGGACGGATCATTTCCAGAACAGAAACAGAAAGCAGTACGGCAATAAAACACAGGATCACAGATTCCAGCAGAAATTGCATTACGATCTGTTTTCTATTCGATCCGATGGTTTTTCGCATTCCGATCTCTTTGGCTCGGATGGAAGCATTGGCAGTGGCCAGATTGATGAAATTTATACAGGCAATCACTAAAACGAACAGGGCAATTGCAATGAATAGATACAAATATTTGATATCGGCTTGCGGTGCGATATCACCAGCCAGGTCAGAAAACAGATGAATATCAGTTAGTGGTTGCATGAAGAATATCAATTTTGCTCCAAATGAATCCAGCATCTGTCCCATATATTTGTTTACAAAGGTCGGCAACTTAGCTTCAAACTGTTGCCAATTTACGTTTTTATCTAGAAGCAGGTAAGTATAAAATTGGATGTGAAACCAGTTTTCCATCATCTCTTTCTGCTGGTCAAAAAGTGTAGAAAAGGAAGCCATTAACTGAAATTTGAAATGGGAATTTTGCGGAATGTTCTGAAATATTCCGGTAATTGTGTAGGGTCCAATTCCATTTATCATCAAGGTTTCTCCAATTGGATTGGATTCTGCAAAATAATTTTCTGCAATATTTTGTGAAATTACAACCGTGAAAGGATCCTTCAGTGCAGAATTGCTATCACCTTGAACAAATGGAAATGAGAAAACATTGAAAATGGAATTATCGCCATGACAAAAGCCCGCCTCCTGATAAGTTTCTTCACCGATTTTCAAACTTACCCGAGTAGGATTTTCCAAGCGAGCTGCATCAACAACTTCTGGAAAATCTTCGATCAGATTTGGTGCCGCCAGTGGCATCGACATTGGATAGATCATGTGACTGCCTGCTTCCAGATCAACGCATAATCTTACGATTCTATCCTTATTCTCGTGGTATTTGTCGTAACTGAACTCAAAACCAACCCAGATCATGATGAGCATAAAGGCTGTAATGCCAAGAACCAGCCCCAGAATATTGATAAGTGTAATTACTTTATGTCTGGCCATATTTCTAAATGTGATTTGTAAATAATTTTTTAACATCTAAATTTATTCTCCGTTTTATGAATTCATTTTTTTAGCGTTCTTGCTCTATTTTATTCTTTTCATCTCATCTTAGGATAGATGAGAATTTAAACATGTCGGCATTATAAAAAATCTCGTTTAGAACTTTTGAGAAAAAAGCGTTAAGAAGAATATTCTGTTTGAATTCCGGAGATATTCGGAATGAGTTAATATTCTTTAGCTTCTTCGATAAAAGTTTAGTGACTTTTATGAGCCGAGAGTTTTCTTTTAGGGATCGGCTTGTGAAACAAACGATTCTCATACAAGCCTTATCTCTACTTCTTTTATCGGTACAGAAGAAATATTGTAGATTGACCTGCCAGGTCGATAACTTTGCGACCAAGCTGGTTGCTGTACGAAACGACTCGATGCTCATATTTTGCCTTTTCTCAAATCTCATTTTTCACCATTCATCTCTAACCTTGCGAAGCTCGATCAAGCAAAAAGTCCGAAAACCTTCGCAAGGTCTGACTCGTTACTCATATTTCAACGCTTTCACAGGATTCTGAATTGCAGCATTAAAGGAGCGGAAGCTGATCGTGATAACTGCAACGATTAGTGCACTCAAACCTGAAACAACAAATATCCAGAGACCGAAATCCGTTTTATAGGCAAAACTCTGCAGCCATTTATTCATCACAAACCAGGCAACAGGCCAGGCAATGATATTGGCGATCAAAACCCATTTCGTAAATTCTTTTACCAGCAGCAGCATCACACTGCTGATAGATGCACCCAGAACTTTGCGGATGCCGATTTCCTTGAATCTCTGTTCTGTCATAAAGGAAGCCAGACCGAACAAACCAAGACAGGAAATGAGAATAGCAAAACCGGTAAAGTAATCGAAAATTTTTCCCATCTGTTTTTCTGCATTATACATTCTTTCAAACATATCATCGAGAAACCTGTATTCAAAGGGATTATCCGGTACAAATTCTTGCCAGACTGTTTCCATTTTATCCAGAACTTCCTGTATATTTCCAGATTGGATCTTCGCATGAAATACTCCCATCAGGTTGGGGTCAAAACGAATAACCAAAGGTTCAACTTTGTTGCGGATATGCTTATAATTAAAATTCTTCACCACTCCAATTATCGGTCCGGAAATTTCGGCATACAGGTCTTCTATCATCTGTTCGGTCGGATTGGAAAAGCCCATCACTTCCACTGCTTTTTCGTTGATCACATAGGCCAGAGTATCAGATGGAAACTGTCTGGAAAAACTGCGGCCTTCCACCATCTCCATTTCGAATGATTCAAAGAAATCATAACCAACCGTCAGATTGTGAATGAGTACGCGCTCCTCATCACCAAGACCTTCCCATTTGAAACCATAGCCGGAATTGGCGAAATCGGTGGGATATTGGCTGGTTGCAGTGATAGAATTTATCCCTGAAATATTTTTCACTTCTTCTTTGAAAACATTCAAATCTTCGGAAGACAATCCCCGCGAACTAAAGCTGACGATCTGATCACGACTAAAGCCAACATCTGATTGGAAGATGAAATTTATCTGTTTATGAATTAAAATCGTGCTGATTATCAGAATGATGGAAAGTGAGAATTGCACAATAACCAATATTTTGCGAAAGACTCCTTTTCGCTGTCCTCCGATTAATGAACTCTTCAAAACCGATACAGGTTTAAAGGATGATAGCAGCAGAGCAGGATAAATTCCCGACATCAAACCAGTGATGACAGTAAGTAAAAGCAGCAGCCAGATCACTCCTGAATTATTGAAAAGACTGAGTTCTTTGCCCGAGATATCGTTGAAAAACGGAATCGCAAGTTCCACGAAGACAAGTGCAACGATCATCGCTATGATCGCCAGGAAAATAGATTCTCCAAAAAATTGAATGATCAATTTATTCCTGCTTGATCCGACTATTTTTCTAAGGCCTACTTCTCTGGCTCGTTTGGTGCTGCGAGCTGTGGAAAGGTTCATGAAATTGATGCAGGCGATCAGCAATATGAACAAGGCAATTATAGAAAAGATTCGAACATAAATAATGTCACCGTGTCCATCCAGGTCTGCTACATAATGTGAATGTAAATGGATCTCGGTGAGTGGCTGCAGATTTACAACAACCGGATAGCCGGCATCATGATCAGTCAGATAATTATCTATCTTTTTATCCAGTTCCTGCCAGTTTGCATTTTCCTGCAATTGAATATAAGTATAATAGGAATTTGATCCCCAGCCTTCCAGGTCACCGCCGAATTCTTTCAGAATCTCAAATGGTACTACAAAATCAAAATCCAGATGGGAGTTATCGGGTATATTCTGGAAAACACCTGTTACATTAAAAATGGTGTTTTCATTTAATTCGATAGTTTGCCCGATCGGATTTTCATCTCCGAAAATTTTATAAGCTGTTTCTTCTGAAATAACCATATTGAAAAGATCATCAAACATCTTTTGTTTATCTCCTGCTAATATTGAAAAAGAGAACATTTCGAAGAGTCCGTGATCTGCCAACGTAATATTAGCTTTCAGCATTTCCTCACCGCAGGGAATGTAGCCAAATGAGTAGGTCTGAAAACGAGTGAAATTTATAACTTCAGGAAAATCTTCCAATATGGCCGGTCCTAATGCTGCTGGTGTAACCGCAACCGGAAACGGTTCGCCGGATTGTTCCTGCATTTCCACTACACGGAAAATGTTGTCGACATTCACGTGAAATCGATCATAACTGAGTTCATGACGCACCCAAAGTAAGATAAGAATACAAACTGCCATACCAATGGCCAATCCTATTATATTTATGAACGAAAATCCTTTGTGTCTTGCAATATTTCTAAATGCAACTTTAAAGTAATTCTTCAGCATGATCTACTCCTTGTTCAGACTTTTAATAAAATCGGCTTTCATCCAATATATATCAGCATTTCCATTTTGTGGTTTTGGAAAAATTTCTTTCAAATACGAATAAGTCAGCTTTTGAGGTTTTGCTATCTTATCCGTTCTGGCTGACATAAAGAAAATATATTTCTCATCTGAAGTTACATAAGCCGACCATTCATGGGCATCAGCAGAATTGATCTTTGGCCCCATATTCACCGGATCACTCCAGTTATCGTTTTCATCTCGGAAGGAAATGTAGTAATCTGTTCCACCATAAGAATCTTCAGCACCAAAAACCGGAATTATCAAATAGGATTCATCGGGAGAGATGGTGGCATTGTAACGGGAACGGCCGATATTTACATGATCCGGCAGGATTTCAGGATCAGCGAATTTCCCATTTTCCCATTTGGAACGCAGTATGATGTTTACTCTTTTTTCTGTATCTACTCCTGTATAATACAAAACTCCATCTTTGGTGATCGACGGAAAATATTCGCCGTTTTCTGTATTGATATTTGATGATAACGGTTGCGGTTTTTCCCATTGATCACCTTTCCTTTTTGCCATCCAGATATTACTGTCGGTTCTTGTTGTGTCTTCATCAATTGACTGGTTGGTAACAAAAAATATCTTACTGCCGTCGGCAGAAATAAAAGGTTCATAATAGGTATATTTACTATCTGTAGAAAATGGTGCAACTTCCAAATCTGACCATTTGCCATTTTCGTATTTAGAGAAAACAACTGCCGAGTAAGTGTTGTTTCCAAAACCTACTGAAAAATACATTTCTCTGCCGTCCGGCATTATGGCAACATCGCGGTTATTCATTCCGTTAGAAACTATACCAGGTGCAAAAACTTCCGGTTCATCACCGGGGGGAGTTTGCCCCATGTATGCACCTCGAAGCATTTGAAAGTCATTTTGTACTTCCACTTGGCAGGATAAAAATAATCCTGCAACAAGTGTAACTATTGCTGTTTTTAAAATCTTCATTTCTTCCTTCCTTTCTAAAATCCAATTTATTTAATCATTAGCATTTTCTTCACAGGCGAATTTGGGATATTGAGCTTGTAATAATAAATTCCAGATGAAACTGATTGATTGTTTTTATCAGATCCTTCCCAAATAGCCGATCCTTTGACTCCTTCTGAGCAGATAATGAACTTAGCAGGATAAGAAATCCAAGTATGTAAATTACTTTGTTATTAATCATTTGTTACCTCTTTTTTTAAGATAAGCATGAAAACAGGAAGAAGTTTCGAATTATAGATTGCAAAACAAAACGAATTATTCGAGCAGCCGACTCATTTCTCACCACTTATCTCTAACCTTGCGAAGCTCGATTAAGCAAGAAGTTCGAAAACCTTCG from Candidatus Cloacimonadota bacterium includes the following:
- a CDS encoding ABC transporter permease produces the protein MLKNYLQITFRNMARHKVITLINILGLVLGITAFMLIMIWVGFEFSYDKYHENKDRIVRLCVDLEAGSHMIYPMSMPLAAPNLIEDFPEVVDAARLENPTRVSLKIGEETYQEAGFCHGDNSIFNVFSFPFVQGDSNSALKDPFTVVISQNIAENYFAESNPIGETLMINGIGPYTITGIFQNIPQNSHFKFQLMASFSTLFDQQKEMMENWFHIQFYTYLLLDKNVNWQQFEAKLPTFVNKYMGQMLDSFGAKLIFFMQPLTDIHLFSDLAGDIAPQADIKYLYLFIAIALFVLVIACINFINLATANASIRAKEIGMRKTIGSNRKQIVMQFLLESVILCFIAVLLSVSVLEMIRPYFGDIFGTYIDLSYLNLWQMTGIIMLFPIVVGILAGSYPAFYLSGLKPVNVLKSGIYKSKNRSSLRSVLVVFQFAISIILTISTLTIFSQINFMKYSDPGFKKNSMIVIPGVRQIIKQTSLEVLKNELSEISEIDGIGFSSLFPGRGTQKAIMFPEGFAEDDPQMGEKLFVDADFISTMNIDVVEGRNFSEELATDPQQSVLINQTAVQKFGWKKTVGKTFNMKSRDGGSYKMNVVGVVKDFHSSSLHNPIQPLIIYYNTDRVNYLVIKINSKNFEKTIQLIKKKIKQINPDHVLKYYFLDETLNTMYRRDQQTGKLALYFSSLSIILGCLGLLGLTSFLVQNRTKEIGIRKVLGSSVLDIIFLLTKEFCKLVVISVLIAWPISWFIIDKWLQNFAYRTEIGISVFIISGLFALSISIITVSSQTIKTARSNPVKTLKYE
- a CDS encoding ABC transporter permease, translating into MLKNYFKVAFRNIARHKGFSFINIIGLAIGMAVCILILLWVRHELSYDRFHVNVDNIFRVVEMQEQSGEPFPVAVTPAALGPAILEDFPEVINFTRFQTYSFGYIPCGEEMLKANITLADHGLFEMFSFSILAGDKQKMFDDLFNMVISEETAYKIFGDENPIGQTIELNENTIFNVTGVFQNIPDNSHLDFDFVVPFEILKEFGGDLEGWGSNSYYTYIQLQENANWQELDKKIDNYLTDHDAGYPVVVNLQPLTEIHLHSHYVADLDGHGDIIYVRIFSIIALFILLIACINFMNLSTARSTKRAREVGLRKIVGSSRNKLIIQFFGESIFLAIIAMIVALVFVELAIPFFNDISGKELSLFNNSGVIWLLLLLTVITGLMSGIYPALLLSSFKPVSVLKSSLIGGQRKGVFRKILVIVQFSLSIILIISTILIHKQINFIFQSDVGFSRDQIVSFSSRGLSSEDLNVFKEEVKNISGINSITATSQYPTDFANSGYGFKWEGLGDEERVLIHNLTVGYDFFESFEMEMVEGRSFSRQFPSDTLAYVINEKAVEVMGFSNPTEQMIEDLYAEISGPIIGVVKNFNYKHIRNKVEPLVIRFDPNLMGVFHAKIQSGNIQEVLDKMETVWQEFVPDNPFEYRFLDDMFERMYNAEKQMGKIFDYFTGFAILISCLGLFGLASFMTEQRFKEIGIRKVLGASISSVMLLLVKEFTKWVLIANIIAWPVAWFVMNKWLQSFAYKTDFGLWIFVVSGLSALIVAVITISFRSFNAAIQNPVKALKYE